In the genome of Telluria mixta, the window AAGCCGGCCCGCCACCGCGCGTGCCCGACCGGCGCGCCGGCGGCAATGCGTCGCGCTACCTGCGTACCGACGACACGCCGCTGAACCTGGCCGGCCGCGTGTTGCGCTCGCGCTGGCGCGCCCTGGCCGACAAGTTCAACCGCGACTTCATGCGCCGCACGCTGCGCATCGGCGTCTCTGCCCGCATCTTCCACCCGGAAGAGGGCGCGAAAGGCCTGCGCAGCAAGAACCTGCAATACCTGGAAGAATCGATCGCGCAATGGGTGATGTCGCGCGACGTGCTGGTGTTCATGGTCCCGACCGTCAATACGAACGGGTTACTCCACCCCAGCAATATCACGATGCGTCATTACGCGCGCCACCTGGACGGTCTCGTGCTGCAGGGCGGGGCGGACGTGTCGCCGATGACGTATTCCGAAGCGCCGACGCGGCCCGAATGGAGCGGCGACCGCGCGCGCGACGTCTACGAACTGGAACTGCTGCACGAATTCGTCGACGCGGGCAAGCCCGTGCTGGGCATCTGCCGCGGTTGCCAGCTGATCAACGTCGCATTCGGCGGCACCTTGCACCAGGATATCGTGACGAACGTTGCCGGCGCCCAGCCGCACGTGCACGACATCTACGACGCGCACCGCCATGCCATCGTCTTCCCGCACGGATCGTCGCTGCGCAAGATGTTCCCCAAGCACGAGCGCGCCGTCGTGAACTCGATCCACCACCAGGCCGTCAAGGACCTCGGGCGCGACATCCACGTGGAAGCGATGTCCGAGCCGGACGGCGTCGTCGAGGCGATCCGCTACCAGCGCGCGCCGTTCGTGATGGGCCTGCAATGGCATCCGGAATTCCACCGCGCCACGGGCGGCGACCTGCTCGACTGCACGCCGGTGCTGGATGAATTCCTGCGCGCCGCACGCGAAACGCGCCTTTGATCACAGCGGCAGGGGCCGGCCCTGCACGACGCTCTTCATCACGAGCGTCGACGTCAGCCGCAACACGTTCGGCAAGGTCGACAGGCTGTCGTCCCACAGTTTCTGGTACGCCGCCAGGTCCGTCGTGATGACGTTCAGGATGTAGTCCGGGTCGCCGAACAGGCGCTGTGCCTGGATGATTTCGGGAACACCCGGCACGCCTTCTTCGAAGGCACGTACGCTGTCCCGGTCGGTGGCGCGCAGCGTGACGAACACGATGGCCGAGAAATTGAGTCCGACGGCCGCCGGCGCGATGGTCGCCCGGTAGTCGGCAATGATCCCCGCGTCTTCCAGTGCGCGCACGCGCCGATGGCATGGCGACAGGCTCAAGCCGATGCGTTCTGCCAGGTCGGTGAGAGAAAGTCGTCCGTCTTTCTGTAGTTCCGCAAGAATCTTTCGGTCATATTCATCCATGCGAGAGATGTTGCCTGATATGCGCGTTTTTTGACAAGAGTCAGGAAGCACATTTTTGGCGCGGCGCAGTACGCTGTCGTCATGAATACACATACCCTCCTGCTGTTTTCCGCGACCGTCCTGCCGCTCGTGTGCACGCCCGGCCCGGACATCCTGTTCATTGCGTCGCAAGCGATGTCCGGTGGCACGCCGGCCGGACTGCGCGCCACGACGGGCGTGCTGCTCGGCTACTGCGTCCATTCCTTTCTCGTCGCGCTCGGTCTCGCCGCCGTCGTGGCGGCGTCACCCGTCCTGTTCGAGGCGATCCGCTGGGTCGGTATCACGTATCTGATTTACCTGGCCTCGAAGCTGATCCGGGCGGCGTTGCGCTCCGGCGAGCTCGTCGTACCCCAGGGACAGGTGACGAACCAGCTCGGCAAGGGTTTTCTCACGTCCCTGCTCAATCCGAAAGGAATGATGGTGTATGTCGCCATTCTGCCCCAGTTCATGGACCGGCACGGGAACACGACCCTGCAGGCGGTCGTCCTGTCGGCGGCCTTCATGTTCTGGTGCGCGGTCGTGTACGCCTC includes:
- a CDS encoding Lrp/AsnC family transcriptional regulator produces the protein MDEYDRKILAELQKDGRLSLTDLAERIGLSLSPCHRRVRALEDAGIIADYRATIAPAAVGLNFSAIVFVTLRATDRDSVRAFEEGVPGVPEIIQAQRLFGDPDYILNVITTDLAAYQKLWDDSLSTLPNVLRLTSTLVMKSVVQGRPLPL
- a CDS encoding LysE family translocator, encoding MNTHTLLLFSATVLPLVCTPGPDILFIASQAMSGGTPAGLRATTGVLLGYCVHSFLVALGLAAVVAASPVLFEAIRWVGITYLIYLASKLIRAALRSGELVVPQGQVTNQLGKGFLTSLLNPKGMMVYVAILPQFMDRHGNTTLQAVVLSAAFMFWCAVVYASLCLALGRVGRRRLSDTRRRVIDGSAGGMVLVAAGFMALVRQ
- a CDS encoding gamma-glutamyl-gamma-aminobutyrate hydrolase family protein gives rise to the protein MALDNDKHIDEPNEPAEAGPPPRVPDRRAGGNASRYLRTDDTPLNLAGRVLRSRWRALADKFNRDFMRRTLRIGVSARIFHPEEGAKGLRSKNLQYLEESIAQWVMSRDVLVFMVPTVNTNGLLHPSNITMRHYARHLDGLVLQGGADVSPMTYSEAPTRPEWSGDRARDVYELELLHEFVDAGKPVLGICRGCQLINVAFGGTLHQDIVTNVAGAQPHVHDIYDAHRHAIVFPHGSSLRKMFPKHERAVVNSIHHQAVKDLGRDIHVEAMSEPDGVVEAIRYQRAPFVMGLQWHPEFHRATGGDLLDCTPVLDEFLRAARETRL